The genomic segment AGCAGTCGTAGCACCTCTTACGCAATGACAATAAAATATGTTATTTACTTGCTGGTGTCAACAAGGATACTACTATCTGGCAGAGCCTCCATGGTGGACAGCCGTGAGAAGAGGGCAAGAACTGATTTGTAATTTACGGGAAGATCGCTCGTGAGGATTCTTCACCAGAATGTTTCGGGACACATTTCCAGGCTAATGGTGCTCGTGGTGTAGCATTGAACGCCATGACGAAATCGACGTGTTTGACAGTTGTTAAAAACATTCTAAAGGAAGAGGCATGCTCACAATTTCAATACACTTGAGTCCATGATTTTTAGTATTGCGAATCCATCACTACTATATACAGTGAAGTACGTGTAGATGTCTGACTTTGATACGGAGGTCACAGCGAATCAATGACACTGGAGTGATAAACTGGATTCTAATCGTTGTCATTTATCAATGCACCATAGGTCTCCCGGTACTGTCGCCGCCAATAAGCGGCATGTGCCAGGGATTTGACAGTGACGTAGCTCCATGATTGCCTTATATTTTGCTTATATTTTGCGAGCGTTTTTACGGCAACACATAAATGCTGCTGCACCTGCAAATATGCCTACGTATATCTGATGCTATTTTTGTTGTTGACTAAGTTTACATGTCGGCGCGGCATACCCTAAAAAAGTCTTAATCTCGTCACTGGCGTAGCAAGTTGCACTTTAAAGAATCCGTGTCTTGTTACCTCTGCGCTTTTTGTGCTGTTCTCCAAAACAATGCAGCAAGGTGGTGACGAATCTGGCTATCGTTGACAGCATCTTCAAGATCATCAGGACGCCGTCGTACCCCCCAGCGCAAACACGAGCACTCTTTGCCCTCCACAGCATATTAACCAATGAAACCATCCTGAGGACCATGGCTGCAGAGAACTTCGTCACAACGTTGTGTGGCATCGCCTTGTCAGGGGGTAGCAAGGACGTGCAGCGCGTAGCTGCTGGAATCCTAAGTACAATTGTTGTACGGCCTAGGTGTCGCGATGTCGTTCTCACTGGTTCTTCGCTTCAGGCTGTCCTTGGAGTAGTACTGGATTCGAAAATGCCTGAAGTATACTCGCAGGTATTATGGGCGATATCGTATTTGCCGCTGTGCGACGAGTTtgtgcagctgcttctggaaAACAATGTGATAGAGCGTATGAAACAGATGATGACGGAAGATCATGTCGTCGTGCAAACGCAGGCCCGCGCTACTGTTGTCCAACTGAGTGCTAACCCTCAGCTGCGTAGTCGCTTTATTGAGCTGGGATTCCTACCCCTCCTTGTCTCCCGCATCACCACTCGAGATTTATCATGCTGCGAAGCCAGCATTCACGCCATGCAAACTCTCAGTGACACCCCGATACTCTCTGCAAACCTCCTAGACCTCGGGGTAGAAGTTAAGCTTCAAGAAGTGCTCCATAAATGTCTTCAAAATCAACAGAAACCCATGCTGTCCTCTAAATCGGCAGCGCCCGTGGGGCACCAAAAATCCCAAGATGGACGGCAAGTTTGTCCGGACGCAGACTGTGTGCCAGGATCTGAAGGAGCTACATGTGCATCCGACAGAAATTCATCTTGTGGAATAACTCGAGATCTCGAAGCGGCGCGAAGTGCAGCCTTACAATTGCTCTGTCAGCTCTCTCGTCATGCCGTCCAAGACcaactgtctctgcttgaCGATGCAACAGTGACCATGGTTATCGACTGTTTGGCTAGCACCGATATTCGAACgatcgaagaaaagagatcAGCAGCGACTCTGCTAAGGCTTTGGacaggagcagaaagaacaAGGAAACTGTTTCTTGCTCATAAAGGAGTCGAATTAATCCTGCGCCTCATTATCTCCACTGAAGATCCTATTGTTATGGAGCAGCTCGCCTGGTGTGTTGGCAATATTGCTCAGGGAGAGGGCAGTATGGAAGTGGAAACTCAACTAGCCGAATGTGGAGCAGTTGATGCAGTCCTTTACTACAGCAACTCTATGCACGAGTCTGTACGGTACCGCGCCGACTGGGCTCTAGGTACCCTACACGGAGACACCCTCAAGTATAATGCCCTTCTAGCCATTAGGAGCAGCGAGGCCCTAGGACTTCCCGAACATCACTGCCGCCACCGAGAATCGCTTAGGCAAAAATGGGGCTTTCGAAACGTCCCTGGCATTGATGAACTAGTGGATCcgtcgaaagaaaaaacaacgggCCCTAGAGTCTCAAGGTCACCCACCAATGACCTGAATTGCTTGGCCATCAACCAGCTCCACGGAG from the Toxoplasma gondii ME49 chromosome IX, whole genome shotgun sequence genome contains:
- a CDS encoding Armadillo/beta-catenin family repeat-containing protein (encoded by transcript TGME49_289040) translates to MAAENFVTTLCGIALSGGSKDVQRVAAGILSTIVVRPRCRDVVLTGSSLQAVLGVVLDSKMPEVYSQVLWAISYLPLCDEFVQLLLENNVIERMKQMMTEDHVVVQTQARATVVQLSANPQLRSRFIELGFLPLLVSRITTRDLSCCEASIHAMQTLSDTPILSANLLDLGVEVKLQEVLHKCLQNQQKPMLSSKSAAPVGHQKSQDGRQVCPDADCVPGSEGATCASDRNSSCGITRDLEAARSAALQLLCQLSRHAVQDQLSLLDDATVTMVIDCLASTDIRTIEEKRSAATLLRLWTGAERTRKLFLAHKGVELILRLIISTEDPIVMEQLAWCVGNIAQGEGSMEVETQLAECGAVDAVLYYSNSMHESVRYRADWALGTLHGDTLKYNALLAIRSSEALGLPEHHCRHRESLRQKWGFRNVPGIDELVDPSKEKTTGPRVSRSPTNDLNCLAINQLHGAHHSDASSAEKLEVTEAPPGEKQALEPNRTSGQIARQHVYAEGPHG